Proteins encoded in a region of the Poecilia reticulata strain Guanapo linkage group LG14, Guppy_female_1.0+MT, whole genome shotgun sequence genome:
- the ins gene encoding insulin isoform X1, with translation MTSSLFCCSCLKNLSVCLQLSSGMAALWLQSFSLLVLLVVSWPGSQGVAPPQHLCGSHLVDALYLVCGDRGFFYSPKRDVDHLLGFLPSKTGTGSTHGGENEVAELAFKDQMEMMVKRTGIVEQCCHRPCSIFDLQNYCN, from the exons ATGAcctcctctttgttttgctgctctTGTCTAAAGAATCTGTCTGTGTGTCTTCAGTTGTCCTCCGGCATGGCAGCGCTGTGGCTCCAGTCCTTCTCCCTGCTGGTCTTACTGGTTGTGTCGTGGCCCGGCTCCCAGGGCGTCGCACCGCCGCAGCATCTGTGCGGTTCTCACCTGGTTGATGCTCTCTACCTGGTCTGTGGGGACAGAGGCTTCTTCTACAGCCCCAAGAGGGATGTGGACCATCTTCTGG GGTTCCTCCCTTCAAAGACAGGCACAGGGTCGACTCACGGCGGTGAGAACGAGGTGGCTGAGTTGGCCTTTAAGGACCAGATGGAGATGATGGTTAAGAGGACAGGCATCGTCGAGCAGTGCTGCCACAGGCCCTGCAGTATCTTTGACCTGCAGAACTACTGCAACTAA
- the ins gene encoding insulin isoform X2: MAALWLQSFSLLVLLVVSWPGSQGVAPPQHLCGSHLVDALYLVCGDRGFFYSPKRDVDHLLGFLPSKTGTGSTHGGENEVAELAFKDQMEMMVKRTGIVEQCCHRPCSIFDLQNYCN; encoded by the exons ATGGCAGCGCTGTGGCTCCAGTCCTTCTCCCTGCTGGTCTTACTGGTTGTGTCGTGGCCCGGCTCCCAGGGCGTCGCACCGCCGCAGCATCTGTGCGGTTCTCACCTGGTTGATGCTCTCTACCTGGTCTGTGGGGACAGAGGCTTCTTCTACAGCCCCAAGAGGGATGTGGACCATCTTCTGG GGTTCCTCCCTTCAAAGACAGGCACAGGGTCGACTCACGGCGGTGAGAACGAGGTGGCTGAGTTGGCCTTTAAGGACCAGATGGAGATGATGGTTAAGAGGACAGGCATCGTCGAGCAGTGCTGCCACAGGCCCTGCAGTATCTTTGACCTGCAGAACTACTGCAACTAA